From Pulveribacter suum, a single genomic window includes:
- a CDS encoding nitronate monooxygenase: MPATLPRTPLCDLLGCRLPIVLAGMGGVARSQLVAAVTQAGGFGFLGMVREPLQLIEREVAAVRAAGHTRFGVNLIPAGTEAALLASQIDLCIALQVPVVGLFWDVHAPTVERLRAAGITVVHQVGSARHALAAQAAGAHALIAQGVEAGGHVHGRQPLAEVLGEVLALAEVPVAAAGGLADGQDVARVLAAGAQAAVLGTAFIATEESFAHDVHKQHLLAAQAGDTVLTEAFHINWPPHAPVRVLACPVTRGERGDPQASGRTVIGEEEGRPIYLFSTDSPLRSMTGELDAMALYAGCGVGKVDAIVPAAALVQQLAQEAAAHLALLTEPPVEYASPVCYAPQFERERDDQLAARLNELLEAERAGARITLESARALQPGQEDLRPLIESIHDDEVKWCGMLLRALRSLGVQPSSRTGDFYERAMAVQDLGERLALLNRGQGWVARKVRELLAELEHEELRDGLQAMLQGHQHQLAQVNRRLGLDAPAR, from the coding sequence ATGCCTGCCACCCTGCCCCGCACCCCGCTTTGCGACCTGCTCGGCTGCCGCCTGCCCATCGTGCTGGCCGGCATGGGCGGGGTGGCGCGCTCGCAGCTGGTGGCCGCGGTCACGCAGGCGGGCGGCTTCGGCTTTCTGGGCATGGTGCGCGAGCCTTTGCAGCTCATCGAGCGCGAGGTCGCCGCCGTGCGCGCCGCCGGGCACACGCGCTTTGGCGTCAACCTGATTCCGGCCGGCACCGAAGCGGCCCTGCTGGCCTCGCAGATCGACCTGTGCATCGCCCTGCAGGTGCCAGTGGTGGGCCTGTTCTGGGACGTGCACGCGCCGACCGTCGAGCGGCTGCGCGCCGCCGGCATCACCGTGGTGCACCAGGTGGGCTCGGCCCGGCACGCCCTGGCCGCGCAGGCGGCGGGCGCCCATGCGCTGATCGCCCAAGGGGTGGAGGCCGGCGGCCACGTGCACGGCCGCCAGCCGCTGGCCGAGGTGCTGGGCGAAGTGCTGGCCCTGGCCGAAGTGCCCGTGGCCGCCGCCGGCGGCCTGGCCGACGGCCAGGACGTGGCCCGCGTGCTGGCCGCCGGCGCCCAGGCCGCCGTGCTGGGAACGGCCTTCATCGCCACCGAGGAGTCCTTCGCCCACGACGTGCACAAGCAGCACCTGCTGGCCGCCCAGGCCGGCGACACGGTGCTGACCGAGGCCTTCCACATCAACTGGCCGCCGCACGCGCCGGTGCGCGTGCTGGCCTGCCCGGTCACCCGCGGCGAGCGCGGCGACCCGCAGGCCAGCGGCCGCACCGTGATCGGCGAAGAAGAAGGCCGGCCCATCTATCTGTTCTCCACTGACTCGCCGCTGCGCTCCATGACCGGCGAGCTGGACGCCATGGCGCTGTACGCCGGCTGCGGCGTGGGCAAGGTGGATGCCATCGTGCCGGCCGCCGCGCTGGTGCAGCAGCTGGCGCAGGAGGCCGCCGCCCACCTGGCGCTGCTGACCGAGCCGCCCGTCGAATACGCCTCGCCCGTGTGCTACGCGCCGCAGTTCGAGCGCGAGCGCGACGACCAACTCGCCGCGCGCCTGAACGAGCTGCTGGAGGCCGAGCGCGCCGGCGCCCGCATCACGCTGGAGAGCGCCCGGGCGCTGCAGCCGGGCCAGGAAGACCTGCGCCCGCTGATCGAGTCCATCCACGACGACGAGGTCAAGTGGTGCGGCATGCTGCTGCGCGCCCTGCGCAGCCTGGGCGTCCAGCCCTCCAGCCGCACGGGAGACTTCTACGAGCGCGCCATGGCGGTGCAGGACCTGGGTGAGCGCCTGGCTTTGCTCAACCGCGGCCAGGGCTGGGTGGCGCGCAAGGTGCGCGAGCTGCTGGCCGAGCTGGAGCACGAGGAGCTGCGGGATGGCCTGCAGGCCATGCTGCAGGGCCACCAGCACCAGCTGGCGCAGGTCAACCGCCGCCTGGGGCTGGACGCGCCGGCACGCTGA
- a CDS encoding HDOD domain-containing protein, whose protein sequence is MVQSVLGSLVLGYRPLWNAARRLAGVQLYVQPAGGARVDAPHLLRTLQELWTASSPPLLLSPRSPLLAAELLEHAPRGAPWIGLPAAWLDEPQLRSRAQAAHARGLRLVWQGELAQLPDADTALLFDNSLLHLTGADAVRALQSASAAAQRGAAAPANPLIHGQMYDNVASRALLTHCLDASGALAVAGWPLEDVLYSLRHQPVQPAHEVVQKLLKAIDSEQSIDRFEEILSEDPLLAYRFLTYTNSAALGLRTGVDSLRRGLVMMGYGSLSRWLAEQLPHSATEPDLRPVRETMVLRALVTEHLLDAGEGKELRREVYLSGLLSQMDELLREPLGAILRRLPLSERVYNAAVLRTGPYAPSLEMACALEEGDAHAITALCEMHEMSLEYVNRALLRVLSERVVERPGRG, encoded by the coding sequence ATGGTCCAATCCGTCCTCGGCAGCCTGGTGCTGGGCTACCGCCCCTTGTGGAACGCCGCCCGGCGCCTGGCTGGCGTGCAGCTGTACGTGCAGCCCGCCGGCGGCGCCCGCGTGGATGCGCCGCACCTGCTGCGCACGCTGCAGGAGCTGTGGACGGCCAGCTCGCCGCCGCTGCTGCTCAGCCCGCGCTCGCCTCTGCTGGCCGCCGAGCTGCTGGAGCACGCCCCGCGCGGAGCGCCCTGGATCGGGCTGCCCGCCGCCTGGCTGGACGAGCCGCAGCTGCGCAGCCGCGCCCAGGCTGCCCACGCGCGCGGCCTGCGCCTGGTCTGGCAGGGCGAGCTGGCGCAGCTGCCCGACGCCGACACCGCCCTTTTGTTCGACAACAGCCTGCTGCACCTGACCGGCGCCGACGCCGTGCGCGCCCTGCAGTCGGCCAGCGCCGCGGCGCAGCGCGGGGCAGCGGCGCCGGCCAACCCGCTGATCCACGGGCAGATGTACGACAACGTGGCCAGCCGCGCGCTGCTCACCCACTGCCTGGACGCCAGCGGCGCCCTGGCCGTGGCCGGCTGGCCCCTGGAGGACGTGCTCTACAGCCTGCGCCACCAGCCCGTGCAGCCGGCGCACGAGGTGGTGCAAAAGCTGCTCAAGGCCATCGATTCGGAACAGTCCATCGACCGCTTCGAGGAAATCCTGAGCGAAGACCCGCTGCTGGCCTACCGCTTCCTCACGTACACCAACTCGGCCGCCCTGGGCCTGCGCACGGGCGTGGACTCGCTGCGCCGCGGGCTGGTCATGATGGGCTACGGCTCGCTGTCGCGCTGGCTGGCCGAGCAGCTGCCGCACAGCGCCACCGAGCCCGACCTGCGCCCGGTGCGCGAGACCATGGTGCTGCGCGCCCTGGTCACCGAGCACCTGCTGGACGCCGGCGAGGGCAAGGAGCTGCGCCGCGAGGTCTATCTGAGCGGCCTGCTGTCGCAGATGGACGAGCTGCTGCGCGAGCCGCTGGGCGCCATCCTGCGCCGCCTGCCGCTGTCCGAGCGCGTGTACAACGCCGCCGTGCTGCGCACCGGCCCCTACGCCCCCAGCCTGGAGATGGCCTGCGCGCTGGAAGAAGGCGACGCACACGCCATCACGGCGCTGTGCGAGATGCACGAGATGTCGCTCGAATACGTCAACCGCGCCCTGCTGCGCGTGCTGTCCGAGCGCGTGGTGGAACGCCCGGGGCGCGGCTGA
- a CDS encoding DMT family transporter, whose product MQSQETRGLLLGLVGVAIFALTLPMTRLAVGTPEAPLMSGLFIAMGRAAVAGLLSAALLAWQRAPLPARADWWPLALTAAGVVFGFPLLTSWAMRYVGAVHAAVIIGLLPLATAAAGALLHRQRPAGAFWACALLGSALVVAYALLRSGQEGLALHPADLLLMAAVVCAAGGYAWGGRLAQHMRADAVICWALVLSLPATLPLALWSWPRAALPAAAWGGFAYVAVFSMWLGFFAWYRGLALGGTVRVSQTQLAQPFLSMLFAVPLLGERLDAVSLGFGLAVLATVAIGRRLPVQKR is encoded by the coding sequence CTGCAATCGCAGGAAACCCGTGGGCTGCTGCTGGGCCTGGTGGGCGTGGCCATCTTCGCGCTCACCCTGCCCATGACCCGCCTGGCCGTGGGCACGCCCGAGGCGCCCCTGATGAGCGGGCTGTTCATCGCCATGGGCCGCGCCGCCGTGGCGGGGCTGCTGTCGGCGGCCCTGCTGGCCTGGCAGCGGGCGCCGCTGCCGGCACGCGCCGACTGGTGGCCGCTGGCCCTCACGGCGGCGGGCGTGGTGTTCGGCTTTCCGCTGCTCACCTCGTGGGCCATGCGCTACGTGGGCGCGGTGCACGCGGCCGTCATCATCGGACTGCTGCCGCTGGCCACGGCGGCGGCCGGGGCGCTGCTGCACCGCCAGCGGCCCGCGGGCGCCTTCTGGGCCTGCGCGCTGCTGGGCTCGGCCCTGGTGGTGGCCTATGCGCTGCTGCGCTCGGGCCAGGAGGGCCTGGCGCTGCACCCGGCCGACCTGCTGCTGATGGCCGCCGTGGTCTGCGCCGCCGGCGGCTACGCCTGGGGCGGACGCCTGGCGCAGCACATGCGCGCCGACGCGGTCATCTGCTGGGCGCTGGTGCTGTCGCTGCCGGCCACGCTGCCGCTGGCGCTGTGGTCATGGCCGCGCGCGGCCCTGCCGGCCGCGGCCTGGGGCGGCTTTGCCTACGTGGCGGTGTTTTCCATGTGGCTGGGCTTTTTCGCCTGGTACCGCGGACTGGCCCTAGGGGGCACGGTGCGCGTCAGCCAGACGCAGCTGGCCCAGCCCTTCTTGAGCATGCTGTTTGCCGTGCCGCTGCTGGGCGAGCGCCTGGACGCGGTGAGCCTGGGCTTTGGCCTGGCGGTGCTGGCCACGGTGGCCATCGGCCGGCGCCTGCCGGTGCAAAAGCGCTGA
- a CDS encoding LysE family translocator: MPLVEFTALLVLATAMSFTPGPNTTLSTALAANRGLPAAMRFVVAVPVGWSLLLLLCAAGLGAAVVAVPPLRWAIKALGIGYLLWLAFKLAQSPRLGEADASRLSVGFWQGVALQFVNIKAWLLALTIVAGWIIGKDDGAARLGIVLPVMLVFAFTSNLTYAALGALLRHWLARGRRLLWFNRAMAAVLVATALWMVAA, encoded by the coding sequence ATGCCTTTGGTCGAATTCACCGCCCTCCTGGTGCTGGCCACCGCGATGAGCTTCACGCCCGGCCCCAACACCACGCTGTCCACCGCCCTGGCGGCCAACCGCGGCCTGCCCGCGGCGATGCGCTTCGTCGTCGCCGTGCCCGTGGGCTGGAGCCTGCTGCTGCTGCTGTGCGCCGCCGGCCTGGGCGCGGCGGTGGTGGCCGTGCCGCCGCTGCGCTGGGCCATCAAGGCGCTGGGCATCGGCTACCTGCTGTGGCTGGCGTTCAAGCTGGCGCAGTCCCCCCGCCTGGGCGAGGCCGACGCGTCCCGCCTGTCGGTGGGCTTTTGGCAGGGCGTGGCCCTGCAGTTCGTGAACATCAAGGCCTGGCTGCTGGCGCTGACCATCGTCGCCGGCTGGATCATCGGCAAGGACGACGGCGCGGCGCGTTTGGGCATCGTGCTGCCGGTCATGCTGGTCTTTGCCTTCACCAGCAACCTCACCTACGCCGCGCTGGGCGCGCTCTTGCGCCACTGGCTGGCGCGCGGCCGGCGCCTGCTGTGGTTCAACCGCGCCATGGCGGCCGTGCTGGTGGCCACCGCGCTGTGGATGGTGGCGGCATGA
- a CDS encoding aminotransferase-like domain-containing protein, protein MLTRTPDRTLTDQLAERFAERIRARLLPAGARLPSVRECARQQGVSPHTVVAAYDKLLAQGLVQAQRQRGFFVRDLGQKVPPAQAEQAPAAINTEAAPGTLQGAMGAARAAGSRINATALIRGMFHQPSARPQPGAGVLPMAWLQEARFLSAAVRKVAASGALDQGSFSYGEPMGDAGLREALARRLGGQQIPATAQQIITTMGATQALDIVSRALLKAGDPVLVEEPGWSVEFARLDALGMRVLPVPRGPDGPDLAVMARLCELHSPRLFVSVSVLHNPTGYSLSPASAHRILQLAQQHDFYIAEDDTYGHIAPEHATRLSALDGLARTIYVSGFAKILAPNWRIGYLAAPPHLVERLLDTKLLSTLTTPSLLEKALALCIEQGQLRRHGERIRLALAQARARSVQLALEAGCTFAAEPAGMFGWVDTGVDTDVLAQRMLDEGYLIAPGALFHATRQPCTLMRINFGTTQEPAFWRAFRSSL, encoded by the coding sequence ATGCTCACCCGCACCCCCGACCGCACCCTGACCGACCAGCTGGCCGAGCGCTTTGCCGAGCGCATTCGCGCGCGGCTGCTGCCCGCCGGCGCCCGCCTGCCCTCGGTGCGCGAATGCGCGCGCCAGCAGGGCGTGAGTCCGCACACGGTGGTCGCCGCCTACGACAAGCTGCTGGCGCAGGGCCTGGTGCAGGCCCAGCGCCAGCGCGGCTTCTTCGTACGCGATTTGGGGCAAAAAGTGCCTCCAGCGCAGGCGGAGCAAGCGCCGGCAGCTATCAATACAGAAGCGGCGCCGGGCACGCTGCAGGGCGCCATGGGCGCGGCGCGCGCCGCCGGCTCGCGCATCAACGCCACGGCGCTGATCCGCGGCATGTTCCACCAGCCTTCGGCCCGCCCGCAGCCAGGCGCCGGCGTGCTGCCCATGGCCTGGCTGCAGGAGGCGCGCTTTTTGTCCGCCGCCGTGCGCAAGGTGGCCGCCAGCGGCGCGCTGGACCAGGGCTCGTTCAGCTACGGCGAGCCCATGGGCGACGCCGGCCTGCGCGAGGCCCTCGCCCGGCGCCTGGGCGGCCAGCAGATCCCCGCCACTGCGCAGCAGATCATCACCACCATGGGCGCCACGCAGGCGCTGGACATCGTCAGCCGCGCGCTGCTCAAGGCCGGCGATCCGGTGCTGGTGGAAGAACCCGGCTGGAGCGTGGAGTTCGCCCGGCTGGACGCCCTCGGCATGCGCGTGCTGCCCGTGCCGCGCGGCCCCGACGGGCCCGACCTGGCCGTCATGGCGCGCCTGTGCGAGCTGCACTCGCCGCGGCTGTTCGTGAGTGTCAGCGTGCTGCACAACCCCACCGGCTACAGCCTGTCGCCGGCCAGCGCGCACCGCATCCTGCAGCTGGCGCAGCAGCACGACTTCTACATCGCCGAGGACGACACCTACGGCCACATCGCCCCCGAGCACGCCACGCGGCTGTCGGCGCTGGACGGCCTGGCGCGCACCATCTACGTGAGCGGCTTTGCCAAGATCCTGGCGCCCAACTGGCGCATCGGCTACCTGGCGGCGCCGCCGCACCTGGTCGAGCGGCTGCTGGACACCAAGCTGCTGTCCACCCTGACCACGCCTTCGCTGTTGGAAAAGGCGCTGGCGCTGTGCATCGAGCAGGGCCAGCTGCGCCGCCACGGCGAGCGCATCCGCCTGGCCCTGGCCCAGGCGCGCGCGCGCAGCGTGCAGCTGGCGCTGGAGGCCGGCTGCACCTTTGCCGCCGAGCCGGCCGGCATGTTCGGCTGGGTGGACACCGGCGTGGACACCGACGTGCTGGCCCAGCGCATGCTGGACGAGGGCTACCTGATCGCCCCCGGCGCGCTGTTCCACGCCACGCGCCAGCCTTGCACGCTGATGCGCATCAACTTCGGCACCACGCAGGAGCCCGCTTTCTGGCGAGCATTCCGATCATCCCTCTGA